The following coding sequences are from one Thermostaphylospora chromogena window:
- a CDS encoding NUDIX domain-containing protein: protein MDGLSAALIAERDNDVKTLAARIWRMLAGSIQWRILWFKHAKFMIGVTGVVRDDDGNVLLLRHRFWPQDRPWGLPTGYADKGERFEETVAREVAEETGLTVEVGRLVALTSGYRLRVEVAYEATVTGDRQPEVDGFEVLEARWFPPHDLPQGLLESHRLLIGRTVS, encoded by the coding sequence GTGGACGGCCTCAGCGCAGCACTCATCGCCGAAAGGGACAACGACGTGAAGACGCTCGCCGCGCGTATCTGGCGGATGCTCGCAGGCTCCATCCAATGGCGGATTCTCTGGTTCAAGCACGCCAAATTCATGATCGGTGTCACCGGCGTGGTCCGGGATGACGACGGGAACGTGCTGCTGCTACGCCATCGGTTCTGGCCGCAGGACCGTCCGTGGGGGCTCCCCACCGGCTACGCCGACAAGGGCGAAAGGTTCGAGGAGACCGTTGCCCGCGAAGTGGCCGAGGAGACCGGCCTGACGGTCGAGGTCGGCCGGCTCGTGGCCCTCACGAGCGGCTACCGGCTCCGGGTGGAGGTGGCCTACGAGGCCACGGTCACCGGAGACCGCCAACCCGAGGTCGACGGATTCGAAGTCCTGGAGGCGAGGTGGTTTCCGCCGCACGATCTCCCGCAAGGGCTGCTGGAGTCGCACCGGCTCCTGATCGGCCGGACGGTCAGCTGA
- a CDS encoding flavin reductase family protein, which translates to MTDTLPGRPVTAESFRRALSVHASGVVVITAQSDGVPAGLTATSFSSVSLEPPLVSFYVNRSSTTWPRLRAADHFAVNILAGDQADLAARFASKGIDRFAAPTRWRTGPFGAPLLLDVSAHLICLPYQTAEVGDHVLVVGLVTEADVHNPSHPLLYHRGRFGRFLAVRDTQRGGDR; encoded by the coding sequence ATGACCGACACGCTTCCGGGCCGCCCCGTGACGGCTGAATCGTTCCGGCGGGCGCTCTCCGTGCATGCCAGCGGGGTCGTGGTGATCACCGCGCAGAGCGACGGAGTCCCCGCCGGTCTGACCGCCACCTCCTTCTCCTCCGTCAGCCTCGAACCGCCCCTGGTCTCCTTCTACGTGAACCGCTCCTCGACCACCTGGCCTCGACTGCGCGCCGCGGACCACTTCGCGGTCAACATCCTGGCCGGCGATCAGGCCGATCTTGCGGCACGGTTCGCCAGCAAGGGGATCGACCGCTTCGCCGCGCCCACCCGCTGGCGGACGGGACCGTTCGGCGCGCCGCTGCTGCTGGACGTGTCGGCGCACCTGATCTGCCTTCCCTACCAGACGGCCGAGGTCGGCGACCACGTGCTGGTCGTGGGACTGGTCACCGAGGCGGACGTGCACAACCCCAGCCACCCGCTGCTGTACCACCGGGGGCGCTTCGGCCGTTTCCTCGCCGTCCGGGACACCCAGCGCGGAGGGGACCGGTGA
- a CDS encoding ion transporter, with the protein MRALLERRYVERIVIAVIVLNAITIGLETSPALVDRFGVLLHLIDRVALTIFVAELAIRLYGYGVAFFKEPWNWFDTAVVGAALIPAATSLSVLRALRILRAARLISAVPSMRKVVGALLAALPSMVGIIGLLVLILYIAAVLATELFGDVVPEHFGDLPVSLFSLFQTLTGEGWPDIAGEVMEERPWAWVFFVGYILISTFVVLNLFTGVVVNALDDQNTSAEERRVEERLDAIMTELALLRAKLEAVDGERLDPASDEGTPTRTGFG; encoded by the coding sequence GTGCGGGCTCTACTGGAAAGGAGGTACGTCGAGCGGATCGTCATAGCCGTCATCGTGCTGAACGCGATCACGATCGGCCTGGAGACATCGCCCGCGCTCGTGGACCGGTTCGGCGTCCTGCTCCATCTGATCGACCGGGTGGCGCTGACGATCTTCGTGGCAGAGCTCGCCATCCGCCTGTACGGCTATGGGGTCGCGTTCTTCAAAGAGCCGTGGAACTGGTTCGACACGGCCGTGGTGGGGGCGGCGTTGATCCCGGCCGCCACCTCACTGTCCGTTCTGCGCGCGCTGCGGATCCTGCGCGCGGCTCGGCTGATATCGGCCGTGCCGAGCATGCGCAAGGTGGTCGGCGCCCTGCTGGCCGCCCTGCCGAGCATGGTGGGGATCATAGGCCTGCTCGTACTGATCCTGTACATCGCGGCCGTGCTGGCCACCGAGCTGTTCGGGGACGTCGTCCCCGAGCATTTCGGTGACCTGCCTGTCTCGCTGTTCAGCCTGTTCCAGACCCTCACGGGGGAGGGGTGGCCCGACATCGCCGGGGAGGTGATGGAGGAGCGGCCGTGGGCGTGGGTGTTCTTCGTCGGCTACATCCTCATCTCGACGTTCGTGGTGCTGAACCTGTTCACCGGGGTCGTGGTCAACGCGCTGGACGATCAGAACACCTCCGCGGAGGAGCGGCGGGTCGAGGAACGGCTCGACGCGATCATGACCGAGCTCGCCCTGCTCCGAGCGAAGCTGGAGGCGGTGGACGGTGAGCGGCTGGACCCTGCGAGCGATGAGGGGACGCCGACCCGTACCGGCTTCGGCTGA
- a CDS encoding GlsB/YeaQ/YmgE family stress response membrane protein, with the protein MEITGIISALIIGLVIGALGRLVVPGRQRIPIWLTIVIGVVAALIGTGIATLLGVADTAGIDWIELGIQVALAALGVAATAGTYARKK; encoded by the coding sequence ATGGAGATAACCGGAATCATCTCGGCCCTGATCATCGGTCTGGTGATCGGCGCGCTCGGCAGGCTGGTCGTCCCGGGACGGCAGCGCATCCCGATCTGGCTGACCATCGTCATCGGCGTCGTCGCCGCCCTGATCGGCACCGGGATCGCGACGCTCCTCGGCGTCGCCGACACCGCCGGCATCGACTGGATCGAACTCGGCATCCAGGTGGCCCTCGCCGCCCTCGGCGTGGCCGCCACGGCGGGCACCTACGCACGCAAGAAGTAG
- a CDS encoding SDR family NAD(P)-dependent oxidoreductase has protein sequence MTDAQTDTLAGRTALVTGASGGIGRAIAVRLADAGADLALAYGRHREEAEHVAERIRAKGRKAELWSGDLADPAVAVELVERTRERFGSLDILVANAGVGQRSAWDEVDLETWDTAMAVNTRAPFLMAQRALPGMIERGWGRVLFVSSVAALTGGVIGPHYAASKAALHGLTHHLAARVAAHGVTVNTIAPALVEDTWMLPGGVDELRSAVPVGRLGRPEEVASMAFAMITNGYLTGKIITLDGGIHPR, from the coding sequence ATGACCGACGCGCAGACCGACACCCTCGCCGGACGCACCGCCCTGGTCACCGGGGCCTCCGGCGGCATCGGCAGGGCGATCGCCGTACGACTGGCCGACGCCGGTGCCGACCTCGCCCTCGCCTACGGCAGGCACCGCGAAGAGGCCGAGCACGTCGCCGAGCGGATCCGCGCCAAGGGACGGAAAGCCGAGCTGTGGTCCGGAGACCTCGCCGATCCCGCCGTGGCCGTGGAACTGGTCGAGCGGACGCGGGAGCGGTTCGGCTCCCTGGACATCCTGGTCGCCAACGCCGGAGTCGGGCAGCGGTCGGCCTGGGACGAGGTGGACCTGGAGACCTGGGACACCGCCATGGCCGTCAATACGCGGGCGCCGTTCCTGATGGCGCAGCGCGCCCTGCCCGGCATGATCGAGCGCGGCTGGGGCCGGGTGCTGTTCGTCTCCTCCGTCGCCGCCCTCACCGGTGGCGTCATCGGCCCCCACTACGCGGCCAGCAAGGCCGCCCTGCACGGGCTCACCCACCATCTGGCCGCCAGGGTGGCGGCCCACGGCGTGACCGTGAACACGATCGCCCCCGCGCTCGTCGAGGACACGTGGATGCTCCCCGGCGGCGTGGACGAGCTGCGCTCCGCCGTCCCGGTGGGCCGCCTGGGCCGTCCCGAGGAGGTCGCCTCCATGGCCTTCGCCATGATCACCAACGGCTACCTCACCGGCAAGATCATCACGCTCGACGGCGGCATCCACCCCCGCTGA
- a CDS encoding protein phosphatase 2C domain-containing protein yields MHTAHATRPAPDTPGRANEDYVLTGPGWAVVLDGATAPAGVDSGCEHDVPWLVAHLAAALARQLTTRPDTELTGILATAIRDTMRAHEHTCDLTNPDSPSSTAAIVRERDDMLDYLVLCDSPIAIRRRDGRLLVVDDDRTDHLPGGRPYPRALVTSLRNQPGGFWVASTRPDAAEHALTGSLPAADVSGVLMVTDGVSRLVDWYGHTWEALVDVAAAEGPARLVELVRDAERKHGPREGGKTHDDATAVWLSRPSGGR; encoded by the coding sequence GTGCACACCGCTCATGCCACCCGACCCGCGCCGGACACGCCGGGCAGGGCCAACGAGGACTACGTCCTCACCGGCCCCGGCTGGGCTGTCGTCCTCGACGGAGCGACCGCCCCGGCCGGAGTCGACTCCGGCTGCGAACACGACGTGCCGTGGCTGGTCGCCCACCTCGCCGCCGCGCTGGCACGGCAGCTCACCACCCGCCCGGACACGGAGCTGACCGGCATCCTGGCCACGGCCATCCGTGACACCATGCGCGCCCACGAGCACACCTGCGACCTGACCAACCCCGACTCGCCGTCCTCGACGGCGGCGATCGTCCGCGAGCGCGACGACATGCTCGACTACCTGGTGCTGTGCGACTCGCCGATCGCGATCCGCCGCCGCGACGGGCGGCTGCTCGTGGTCGACGACGACCGCACCGACCACCTGCCGGGCGGACGCCCGTACCCGCGCGCGTTGGTGACCTCGCTCCGTAACCAGCCCGGCGGATTCTGGGTCGCCTCGACCCGGCCGGACGCCGCCGAACACGCGCTGACCGGATCCCTCCCCGCAGCGGACGTATCCGGTGTGCTGATGGTCACCGACGGCGTGTCCCGGCTCGTGGACTGGTACGGCCACACCTGGGAGGCGCTCGTGGACGTCGCGGCGGCCGAAGGTCCGGCCCGGCTCGTGGAGCTGGTGCGGGACGCCGAACGCAAGCACGGGCCGCGGGAGGGAGGGAAGACGCACGACGACGCGACCGCGGTGTGGCTGTCGCGTCCGAGCGGCGGCCGGTAG
- a CDS encoding NtaA/DmoA family FMN-dependent monooxygenase (This protein belongs to a clade of FMN-dependent monooxygenases, within a broader family of flavin-dependent oxidoreductases, the luciferase-like monooxygenase (LMM) family, some of whose members use coenzyme F420 rather than FMN.) codes for MIRKRIHLAAHFPGVNNATVWSDPRSGSQIDFASFVHLARTAERGAFDFFFLAEGLRLREHKGRIHDLDVVGRPESLTVLSALAAVTERIGLAATVNTTFNEPYELARRLSTLDHLSEGRAAWNVVTTNDAFTGENFRRGGYLDHADRYRRAAEFVRLARELWDSWRPDAVAADQETGTFIRPGAVGTVEHRGTHFSIYGRFTLPRSPQGHPVIIQAGDSEEGREFAASTADVIFSRHSTLEDGKAFYADVKRRLAKYGRRPHQLKIMPSATYVLGDTDEEAAEKAAAIRRQQVGPQTAIAFLEQVWGRDMSAYDPEGPLPDVEPDLSTDVVQGRVPIKNRAAVAAKWRALAAEKNLTIRELVIEVTGRQTFIGTPESVARQIDEHVQADAADGFILVPHLTPGGLDEFVDRVVPLLQERGVFRTGYTGSTLREHLEVA; via the coding sequence GTGATACGCAAGCGGATCCATCTGGCCGCCCACTTCCCCGGGGTGAACAACGCCACGGTCTGGTCCGATCCCCGCTCCGGCAGCCAGATCGACTTCGCCTCGTTCGTCCATCTGGCCAGGACGGCCGAACGCGGCGCGTTCGACTTCTTCTTCCTCGCCGAGGGCCTGCGGCTGCGCGAGCACAAGGGCCGCATCCACGACCTCGACGTGGTCGGCAGGCCCGAGTCGCTCACCGTGCTCAGCGCCCTGGCCGCGGTGACCGAGCGGATCGGCCTGGCCGCCACCGTCAACACCACCTTCAACGAACCGTACGAGCTGGCCAGGCGGCTGTCCACGCTGGATCACCTCAGCGAGGGCCGGGCCGCGTGGAACGTGGTGACCACCAACGACGCCTTCACCGGCGAGAACTTCCGCCGCGGCGGCTACCTCGACCACGCCGACCGGTACCGGCGGGCGGCCGAGTTCGTCCGCCTGGCGCGCGAGCTGTGGGACTCCTGGCGGCCGGACGCGGTCGCCGCCGACCAGGAGACGGGCACGTTCATCCGGCCGGGCGCCGTCGGCACGGTCGAGCACCGCGGCACGCACTTCTCGATCTACGGCAGGTTCACCCTGCCCCGCAGCCCGCAGGGACACCCGGTGATCATCCAGGCGGGCGACTCGGAGGAGGGCCGGGAGTTCGCCGCCTCCACCGCTGATGTGATCTTCAGCAGGCACAGCACGCTGGAGGACGGCAAGGCGTTCTACGCCGACGTCAAGCGACGCCTGGCGAAGTACGGCCGCCGTCCCCACCAGCTCAAGATCATGCCTTCGGCGACGTACGTGCTGGGCGACACCGATGAGGAGGCCGCGGAGAAGGCCGCCGCCATCCGGCGGCAGCAGGTGGGGCCGCAGACCGCCATCGCGTTCCTGGAGCAGGTGTGGGGCCGCGACATGTCGGCCTACGACCCGGAGGGCCCGCTGCCGGACGTCGAGCCGGACCTGTCGACGGACGTCGTCCAAGGGCGGGTGCCGATCAAGAACCGCGCCGCCGTGGCCGCCAAGTGGCGGGCGCTGGCCGCGGAGAAGAACCTGACCATCCGGGAGCTCGTCATCGAGGTCACCGGGCGGCAGACGTTCATCGGCACCCCCGAGAGCGTGGCCCGGCAGATCGACGAGCATGTGCAGGCCGACGCCGCCGACGGGTTCATCCTCGTGCCGCACCTGACGCCCGGCGGACTGGACGAGTTCGTGGACCGGGTGGTGCCGCTGCTGCAGGAGCGCGGCGTCTTCCGGACCGGCTACACCGGCAGCACCCTGCGCGAGCACCTGGAGGTGGCATGA
- a CDS encoding alpha/beta hydrolase produces MSARDLIDPESRVPLDAMLQALPGGVNSIPDIVQRRAVAKTMAAQRSRPEYPNVTKEDRTVPGPAGEPDITVRIYRPAGVPGPLPGVYYIHGGGMVRGGVELEDDSASLICDRVGAVVVSVEYRLAPEHPYPAPVEDCYAGLVWMAENAAELNVDPERLAIYGVSAGGGLTIATALIARDRGGPALSFMMPIYPMLDDRNETPSSYEITDVGIWDRAANIEAWEWYLGGKEADQYAAPARAEDLSGLPPTFIDVGTVDLFRDEDITFAQRLMRAGVPTELHVYPGSYHASEKYSPDAALSRRIWAARIDALKRALT; encoded by the coding sequence ATGTCCGCTCGTGACCTGATCGATCCCGAAAGCCGCGTTCCGCTGGACGCGATGCTCCAAGCGCTGCCCGGCGGCGTCAACAGCATCCCCGACATCGTCCAGCGCCGGGCGGTCGCCAAGACCATGGCGGCGCAGCGGAGCAGACCGGAGTACCCGAACGTCACCAAGGAGGACCGGACCGTTCCGGGCCCCGCAGGGGAACCCGACATCACCGTGCGGATCTACCGGCCGGCAGGCGTGCCCGGCCCCCTTCCCGGCGTCTACTACATCCACGGTGGCGGCATGGTCCGCGGCGGCGTCGAGCTGGAGGACGACAGCGCCTCGCTGATCTGCGACCGGGTCGGCGCGGTCGTGGTCTCCGTCGAGTACCGCCTCGCGCCGGAGCACCCCTACCCGGCCCCGGTCGAGGACTGCTACGCCGGTCTGGTGTGGATGGCGGAGAACGCCGCCGAACTGAACGTCGACCCGGAACGGCTGGCGATCTACGGGGTCAGCGCCGGCGGCGGGCTGACCATCGCGACGGCGCTGATCGCGCGCGACCGCGGCGGACCGGCGCTGTCGTTCATGATGCCGATCTACCCGATGCTCGACGACCGGAATGAGACGCCGTCCAGCTACGAGATCACCGACGTGGGGATCTGGGACCGCGCGGCCAACATCGAGGCCTGGGAGTGGTATCTCGGTGGCAAGGAAGCCGACCAGTACGCGGCCCCGGCACGCGCCGAGGACCTGTCCGGTCTGCCGCCGACCTTCATCGACGTCGGCACCGTGGACCTGTTCCGGGACGAGGACATCACCTTCGCGCAACGGCTCATGCGGGCGGGCGTCCCCACCGAACTGCACGTCTACCCGGGCAGCTACCACGCCTCGGAGAAGTACTCCCCCGACGCGGCCCTGTCCCGGCGGATCTGGGCCGCCCGGATCGACGCCCTCAAACGGGCGCTGACCTGA
- a CDS encoding TetR/AcrR family transcriptional regulator codes for MPRPRSLTPQQIAAAALAVIDRAGLPALTMRTVAKELGVSTMALYRYIDDREELECLVVELVLGAVDTGPPPDGAWRERVAVMVERLRSAVGAHPAVVPLTLTHRHRSMSVLRWSETVLDVLAEAGLEGVARVVALRGLLSYVIGAVQLEHLGPLSGAGTVALSELPEPVFPRMAETARTALSVGADEEFRRGLGLVLDGIAASLGRPGG; via the coding sequence ATGCCTCGGCCGCGCTCCCTGACCCCGCAGCAGATCGCCGCCGCCGCGCTCGCCGTGATCGACCGCGCCGGACTGCCCGCCCTCACCATGCGGACCGTCGCGAAGGAGCTGGGGGTGAGCACGATGGCCCTCTACCGCTACATCGATGACCGCGAGGAGCTGGAGTGCCTGGTGGTCGAGCTGGTGCTCGGCGCCGTCGACACCGGTCCTCCGCCGGACGGCGCCTGGCGCGAGCGCGTCGCGGTCATGGTCGAGCGGCTTCGCTCCGCTGTCGGCGCCCACCCGGCGGTCGTGCCGCTGACCCTCACCCATCGGCACCGCTCGATGAGCGTGCTGCGCTGGTCGGAGACCGTGCTCGACGTGCTGGCCGAGGCGGGGCTGGAGGGCGTGGCCCGGGTCGTCGCGCTGCGCGGCCTGCTGAGCTATGTGATCGGGGCGGTCCAGCTCGAGCATCTCGGGCCGCTGTCCGGTGCGGGCACGGTCGCGCTCTCCGAGCTGCCCGAGCCGGTCTTCCCGCGGATGGCCGAGACCGCGCGCACCGCGCTGTCCGTCGGCGCGGACGAGGAGTTCCGCCGCGGGCTCGGTCTCGTCCTCGACGGCATCGCCGCCTCCCTCGGCCGGCCGGGCGGCTGA
- a CDS encoding peroxiredoxin-like family protein — protein sequence MPTSTVAARELTAIDGTPVPVPDPDRLVHLQFRRFAGCPICNMHLHSVVRRHTEIEAAGIREIVVFHSPADELRKHTAGLPFAVIADPDKRLYAEFGVESAPRALLDPRAWGPTLRALLRFTWRFARNRDRAPAVLPHGGRLGLPADFLIAPDGRVPASKYGEHAYDQWDVDELLTLAASRRLVR from the coding sequence ATGCCGACATCCACCGTCGCGGCCCGCGAGCTGACCGCGATCGACGGCACCCCGGTGCCCGTCCCCGATCCCGACCGCCTGGTCCACCTGCAGTTCCGCCGCTTCGCCGGCTGCCCGATCTGCAACATGCACCTGCACTCGGTGGTGCGGCGGCACACCGAGATCGAGGCGGCCGGGATCCGCGAGATCGTGGTGTTCCACTCCCCCGCCGACGAGCTGCGCAAGCACACCGCCGGCCTGCCGTTCGCCGTGATCGCCGACCCGGACAAGCGGCTGTACGCGGAGTTCGGCGTGGAGTCCGCGCCCCGCGCGCTGCTCGACCCGCGCGCCTGGGGCCCGACCCTCCGCGCCCTCCTGCGCTTCACCTGGCGGTTCGCCCGCAATCGGGACCGCGCTCCCGCCGTCCTCCCGCACGGCGGCCGGCTCGGCCTGCCCGCCGACTTCCTCATCGCCCCCGACGGGCGCGTGCCGGCGAGCAAGTACGGCGAGCACGCTTACGACCAGTGGGACGTCGATGAACTCCTCACCCTCGCCGCCTCCCGCCGTCTGGTTCGATGA
- a CDS encoding LLM class flavin-dependent oxidoreductase: MTLHLAVALDGAGWHPAAWREPTVRPDRIFSARYWAGLVSEAERGLLDFVTIEDALGLQSTLPDGDDDRTDQVRGRFDAVLLAARLAPLTRRIGLVPTATTTHTEPFHVAIGIATLDHVSGGRAGWQVKISVRASEARHFGRREFPPVDRVLDRPGGAEPVVAPHVRDLFAEAADAVEVARRLWDSWEDDAEIRDVATGRFIDRDKLHYIDFTGRFFSVKGPSITPRPPQGQPVVTALAHARLPYEFAAESADIVYVTPDSAERARAVVEEIRGLSSELKIFADLVVFLGEDAAARKARLDELDGAEFVSDAAVFTGTAAELADVLLEWRRAGIQGFRLRPGSVPYDLKQISRRLTTELRRRGAFRSAYEADTLRGLLGLPRPESRYAEVP; the protein is encoded by the coding sequence ATGACGCTGCACCTGGCCGTGGCGCTGGACGGCGCGGGCTGGCACCCCGCCGCCTGGCGCGAGCCCACCGTCAGGCCCGACCGGATCTTCTCGGCCCGCTACTGGGCGGGGCTGGTCTCCGAGGCCGAACGCGGGCTGCTCGACTTCGTCACCATCGAGGACGCCCTCGGGCTGCAGTCCACGCTGCCCGACGGCGACGACGACCGGACCGACCAGGTGCGCGGCCGGTTCGACGCCGTGCTCCTCGCCGCCCGTCTGGCCCCGCTCACCAGACGGATCGGGCTGGTGCCGACGGCCACCACCACCCACACCGAACCGTTCCACGTGGCGATCGGCATCGCCACGCTCGACCACGTCAGCGGCGGGCGGGCCGGGTGGCAGGTGAAGATCTCCGTCCGCGCCTCCGAGGCGCGGCACTTCGGCCGGAGGGAGTTCCCGCCGGTCGACCGGGTCCTCGACCGGCCGGGCGGCGCGGAGCCGGTCGTGGCCCCGCACGTGCGCGACCTGTTCGCCGAGGCCGCCGACGCGGTGGAGGTGGCACGGCGGCTCTGGGACAGCTGGGAGGACGACGCAGAGATCCGGGACGTGGCCACCGGCAGGTTCATCGACCGGGACAAACTCCACTACATCGACTTCACCGGGAGGTTCTTCTCGGTCAAAGGGCCGTCGATCACGCCGCGCCCGCCGCAGGGACAGCCCGTGGTGACCGCGCTCGCGCACGCGCGGCTGCCGTACGAGTTCGCCGCCGAAAGCGCTGACATCGTGTACGTCACACCGGATTCGGCCGAGCGGGCCCGGGCCGTCGTCGAGGAGATACGCGGGCTGTCCAGCGAGCTGAAGATCTTCGCAGACCTCGTCGTCTTCCTCGGCGAGGACGCGGCCGCGCGCAAGGCGCGGCTGGACGAACTGGACGGGGCCGAGTTCGTCTCCGACGCGGCGGTCTTCACCGGCACCGCGGCGGAACTGGCCGACGTGCTGCTGGAGTGGCGGCGGGCGGGGATCCAGGGGTTCCGGCTGCGGCCGGGCTCGGTGCCGTACGACCTGAAGCAGATCAGCAGGCGACTGACGACCGAACTGCGACGGCGTGGGGCCTTCAGAAGCGCCTACGAGGCGGACACGTTGCGCGGGCTGCTCGGCCTGCCACGCCCGGAGAGCCGCTACGCGGAGGTGCCGTGA